One region of Gorilla gorilla gorilla isolate KB3781 chromosome 13, NHGRI_mGorGor1-v2.1_pri, whole genome shotgun sequence genomic DNA includes:
- the LOC101150995 gene encoding sperm microtubule inner protein 6 isoform X5 — protein sequence MFLFSRKTRTPISTYSDSYRAPTSIKEVYKDPPLCAWEANKFLTPGLTHTMERHVDPEALQKMAKCAVQDYTYRGSISGHPYLPEKYWLSQEEADKCSPNYLGSDRYNTWRMEPYNSSCCNKYTTYLPRLPKEARIETAVRGMPLECPPRPERLNAYEREVMVNMLNSLSRNQQLPRITPRCGCVDPLPGRLPFHGYESACSGRHYCLRGMDYYASGAPCTDRRLRPWCREQPTMCTSLRAPARNAVCCYNSPAVILPISEP from the exons ATGTTCCTGTTCTCCCGTAAGACCAGGACCCCTATCAGTACCTACAGTGACTCCTACAGGGCTCCCACCTCCATCAAGGAGGTCTATAAGGACCCACCCCTGTGTGCCTGGGAAGCCAACAAGTTTCTGACTCCG GGTCTGACTCATACCATGGAGCGACATGTGGATCCCGAAGCCCTGCAGAAGATGGCCAAATGTGCTGTACAGGACTACACTTACAGGGGGTCCATATCAGGCCACCCCTACTTGCCTGAGAAGTACTGGCTTTCTCAAGAGGAAG CAGACAAATGCAGCCCAAACTACCTGGGCAGTGACCGGTACAACACATGGAGGATGGAACCTTACAACAGCAGCTGCTGCAACAAGTATACCACCTACCTTCCTCGGCTGCCTAAG GAGGCCAGGATAGAGACAGCAGTTCGAGGAATGCCCTTGGAATGCCCTCCTAGGCCGGAGCGGCTCAATGCCTACG AGCGCGAAGTGATGGTGAACATGCTGAACTCACTGTCGCGGAACCAGCAGCTGCCGCGGATCACGCCCCGATGCGGGTGCGTGGACCCGCTGCCCGGCCGCCTGCCCTTCCATGGTTACGAAAGTGCTTGCTCGGGCCGCCACTACTGTCTGCGCGGGATGGACTACTACGCCAGCGGGGCGCCCTGCACCGACCGCCGCCTGCGGCCTTGGTGCCGGGAGCAACCGACT ATGTGTACCTCCCTACGAGCACCGGCCCGGAATGCAGTGTGCTGTTACAACTCCCCCGCCGTCATACTACCCATATCCGAACCTTAG
- the LOC101150995 gene encoding sperm microtubule inner protein 6 isoform X4, which yields MFLFSRKTRTPISTYSDSYRAPTSIKEVYKDPPLCAWEANKFLTPGLTHTMERHVDPEALQKMAKCAVQDYTYRGSISGHPYLPEKYWLSQEEDKCSPNYLGSDRYNTWRMEPYNSSCCNKYTTYLPRLPKEARIETAVRGMPLECPPRPERLNAYEREVMVNMLNSLSRNQQLPRITPRCGCVDPLPGRLPFHGYESACSGRHYCLRGMDYYASGAPCTDRRLRPWCREQPTVRCVPPYEHRPGMQCAVTTPPPSYYPYPNLRWDTSHFKKSGGPQRNNYVIHPEFVSETYPDYRCW from the exons ATGTTCCTGTTCTCCCGTAAGACCAGGACCCCTATCAGTACCTACAGTGACTCCTACAGGGCTCCCACCTCCATCAAGGAGGTCTATAAGGACCCACCCCTGTGTGCCTGGGAAGCCAACAAGTTTCTGACTCCG GGTCTGACTCATACCATGGAGCGACATGTGGATCCCGAAGCCCTGCAGAAGATGGCCAAATGTGCTGTACAGGACTACACTTACAGGGGGTCCATATCAGGCCACCCCTACTTGCCTGAGAAGTACTGGCTTTCTCAAGAGGAAG ACAAATGCAGCCCAAACTACCTGGGCAGTGACCGGTACAACACATGGAGGATGGAACCTTACAACAGCAGCTGCTGCAACAAGTATACCACCTACCTTCCTCGGCTGCCTAAG GAGGCCAGGATAGAGACAGCAGTTCGAGGAATGCCCTTGGAATGCCCTCCTAGGCCGGAGCGGCTCAATGCCTACG AGCGCGAAGTGATGGTGAACATGCTGAACTCACTGTCGCGGAACCAGCAGCTGCCGCGGATCACGCCCCGATGCGGGTGCGTGGACCCGCTGCCCGGCCGCCTGCCCTTCCATGGTTACGAAAGTGCTTGCTCGGGCCGCCACTACTGTCTGCGCGGGATGGACTACTACGCCAGCGGGGCGCCCTGCACCGACCGCCGCCTGCGGCCTTGGTGCCGGGAGCAACCGACTGTAAG ATGTGTACCTCCCTACGAGCACCGGCCCGGAATGCAGTGTGCTGTTACAACTCCCCCGCCGTCATACTACCCATATCCGAACCTTAG ATGGGACACAAGTCACTTCAAGAAGTCTGGTGGTCCCCAGAGAAACAACTATGTTATCCATCCTGAGTTTGTGTCTGAGACCTATCCCGACTATCGTTGCTGGTAG
- the FAM219A gene encoding protein FAM219A isoform X8: MMEEIDRFQDPAAASISDGDCDAREEKQRELARKGSLKNGSMGSPVNQQPKKNNVMARTRLVVPNKGYSSLDQSPDEKPLVALDTDSDDDFDMSRYSSSGYSSAEINQDLNIQLLKDGYRLDEIPDDEDLDLIPPKSVNPTCMCCQATSSTACHIQ, translated from the exons GACCCAGCCGCCGCCTCCATCTCTGACGGAGACTGTGACGCCCGGGAGG AGAAGCAGCGGGAGCTGGCCCGGAAGGGCTCCCTGAAGAATGGCAGCATGGGTAGCCCTGTCAACCAGCAACCCAAGAAGAACAATGTCATGGCCCGAACAAG gctggtcgTCCCCAATAAAGGCTACTCCTCACTTGACCAGAGCCCCGATGAGAAGCCACTGGTAGCCCTTGACACGGACAG CGATGATGACTTTGACATGTCTAGATACTCCTCCTCCGGCTACTCCTCTGCTGAG ATCAACCAAGATTTGAACATCCAGCTGCTGAAGGACGGCTACCGGTTAGATGAGATCCCCGACGACGAGGACCTAGACCTCATCCCCCCCAAGTCCGTGAACCCCACGTGCATGTGCTGCCAGGCCACGTCCTCCACCGCCTGCCACATTCAGTAG
- the LOC101150995 gene encoding sperm microtubule inner protein 6 isoform X3, translated as MFLFSRKTRTPISTYSDSYRAPTSIKEVYKDPPLCAWEANKFLTPGLTHTMERHVDPEALQKMAKCAVQDYTYRGSISGHPYLPEKYWLSQEEADKCSPNYLGSDRYNTWRMEPYNSSCCNKYTTYLPRLPKEARIETAVRGMPLECPPRPERLNAYEREVMVNMLNSLSRNQQLPRITPRCGCVDPLPGRLPFHGYESACSGRHYCLRGMDYYASGAPCTDRRLRPWCREQPTVRCVPPYEHRPGMQCAVTTPPPSYYPYPNLRWDTSHFKKSGGPQRNNYVIHPEFVSETYPDYRCW; from the exons ATGTTCCTGTTCTCCCGTAAGACCAGGACCCCTATCAGTACCTACAGTGACTCCTACAGGGCTCCCACCTCCATCAAGGAGGTCTATAAGGACCCACCCCTGTGTGCCTGGGAAGCCAACAAGTTTCTGACTCCG GGTCTGACTCATACCATGGAGCGACATGTGGATCCCGAAGCCCTGCAGAAGATGGCCAAATGTGCTGTACAGGACTACACTTACAGGGGGTCCATATCAGGCCACCCCTACTTGCCTGAGAAGTACTGGCTTTCTCAAGAGGAAG CAGACAAATGCAGCCCAAACTACCTGGGCAGTGACCGGTACAACACATGGAGGATGGAACCTTACAACAGCAGCTGCTGCAACAAGTATACCACCTACCTTCCTCGGCTGCCTAAG GAGGCCAGGATAGAGACAGCAGTTCGAGGAATGCCCTTGGAATGCCCTCCTAGGCCGGAGCGGCTCAATGCCTACG AGCGCGAAGTGATGGTGAACATGCTGAACTCACTGTCGCGGAACCAGCAGCTGCCGCGGATCACGCCCCGATGCGGGTGCGTGGACCCGCTGCCCGGCCGCCTGCCCTTCCATGGTTACGAAAGTGCTTGCTCGGGCCGCCACTACTGTCTGCGCGGGATGGACTACTACGCCAGCGGGGCGCCCTGCACCGACCGCCGCCTGCGGCCTTGGTGCCGGGAGCAACCGACTGTAAG ATGTGTACCTCCCTACGAGCACCGGCCCGGAATGCAGTGTGCTGTTACAACTCCCCCGCCGTCATACTACCCATATCCGAACCTTAG ATGGGACACAAGTCACTTCAAGAAGTCTGGTGGTCCCCAGAGAAACAACTATGTTATCCATCCTGAGTTTGTGTCTGAGACCTATCCCGACTATCGTTGCTGGTAG
- the FAM219A gene encoding protein FAM219A isoform X4: MMEEIDRFQDPAAASISDGDCDAREGESVAMNYKPSPLQVKLEKQRELARKGSLKNGSMGSPVNQQPKKNNVMARTRLVVPNKGYSSLDQSPDEKPLVALDTDSDDDFDMSRYSSSGYSSAEINQDLNIQLLKDGYRLDEIPDDEDLDLIPPKSVNPTCMCCQATSSTACHIQ; the protein is encoded by the exons GACCCAGCCGCCGCCTCCATCTCTGACGGAGACTGTGACGCCCGGGAGGGTGAGTCAGTAGCCATGAATTACAAACCATCCCCGCTCCAAGTGAAGCTGG AGAAGCAGCGGGAGCTGGCCCGGAAGGGCTCCCTGAAGAATGGCAGCATGGGTAGCCCTGTCAACCAGCAACCCAAGAAGAACAATGTCATGGCCCGAACAAG gctggtcgTCCCCAATAAAGGCTACTCCTCACTTGACCAGAGCCCCGATGAGAAGCCACTGGTAGCCCTTGACACGGACAG CGATGATGACTTTGACATGTCTAGATACTCCTCCTCCGGCTACTCCTCTGCTGAG ATCAACCAAGATTTGAACATCCAGCTGCTGAAGGACGGCTACCGGTTAGATGAGATCCCCGACGACGAGGACCTAGACCTCATCCCCCCCAAGTCCGTGAACCCCACGTGCATGTGCTGCCAGGCCACGTCCTCCACCGCCTGCCACATTCAGTAG
- the MYORG gene encoding myogenesis-regulating glycosidase has protein sequence MLQNPQEKSQAYPRRRRPGCYAYRQNPEAIAAAAMYTFLPDNFSPAKPKPSKELKPLLGSAVLGLLLVLAAVVAWCYYSVSLRKAERLRAELLDLKAGGFSIRNQKGEQVFRLAFRSGALDLDSCSRDGALLGCSLTADGRPLHFFIQTVRPKDTVMCYRVRWEEAAPGRAVEHAMFLGDAAAHWYGGAEMRTQHWPIRLDGQQEPQPFVTSDVYSSDAAFGGILERYWLSSRAAAIKVNDSVPFHLGWNSTERSLRLQARYHDTPYKPPAGRAAAPELSYRVCVGSDVTSIHKYMVRRYFNKPSRVPAPEAFRDPIWSTWALYGRAVDQDKVLRFAQQIRQHHFNSSHLEIDDMYTPAYGDFDFDEVKFPNASDMFRRLRDAGFRVTLWVHPFVNYNSSRFGEGVERELFVREPTGRLPALVRWWNGIGAVLDFTHPKARDWFQGHLRRLRSRYSVASFKFDAGEVSYLPRDFSTYRPLPDPSVWSRRYTEMALPFFSLAEVRVGYQSQNISCFFRLVDRDSVWGYDLGLRSLIPAVLTVSMLGYPFILPDMVGGNAVPQRTAGGDVPERELYIRWLEVAAFMPAMQFSIPPWRYDAEVVAIAQKFAALRASLVAPLLLELAGEVTDTGDPIVRPLWWIAPGDETAHRIDSQFLIGDTLLVAPVLEPGKQERDVYLPAGKWRSYKGELFDKTPVLLTDYPVDLDEIAYFTWAS, from the coding sequence ATGCTCCAGAACCCTCAGGAGAAGAGCCAGGCCTACCCCCGCCGCCGCCGGCCTGGCTGCTACGCATACCGTCAGAACCCCGAGGCCATCGCAGCCGCAGCTATGTACACCTTCCTGCCCGACAACTTCTCGCCTGCCAAGCCCAAGCCTTCCAAAGAGCTGAAGCCGCTGCTGGGCTCCGCGGTCCTGGGGCTGCTGCTTGTGCTGGCCGCGGTGGTGGCCTGGTGCTACTACAGCGTCTCCCTACGCAAGGCGGAGCGACTTCGCGCGGAGCTGCTGGACCTGAAAGCTGGCGGCTTCTCCATCCGCAATCAGAAGGGAGAGCAGGTCTTCCGCCTGGCCTTCCGCTCCGGCGCGCTGGACCTTGACTCCTGCAGCCGCGATGGCGCCCTGCTGGGCTGCTCGCTCACGGCCGACGGGCGGCCGCTGCACTTCTTCATCCAGACTGTGCGGCCCAAGGACACGGTCATGTGCTACCGCGTGCGCTGGGAGGAGGCAGCGCCGGGCCGGGCCGTGGAGCACGCCATGTTCTTGGGCGACGCGGCGGCCCACTGGTATGGTGGCGCCGAGATGAGGACGCAACACTGGCCCATCCGCCTGGATGGCCAGCAGGAGCCCCAGCCGTTCGTCACCAGCGATGTCTACTCCTCCGACGCCGCGTTTGGGGGCATCCTCGAGCGCTACTGGCTATCTTCGCGCGCGGCCGCCATCAAAGTCAATGACTCAGTGCCCTTCCACCTGGGCTGGAACAGCACGGAGCGCTCGCTGCGGCTTCAGGCGCGCTACCACGACACGCCCTACAAGCCACCCGCCGGCCGCGCCGCAGCGCCAGAGCTGAGCTACCGAGTGTGCGTGGGCTCGGACGTCACCTCCATCCACAAGTACATGGTGCGCCGCTACTTCAACAAGCCGTCAAGGGTGCCAGCACCCGAGGCCTTCCGAGACCCCATTTGGTCCACGTGGGCGCTGTACGGGCGCGCCGTGGACCAGGACAAGGTGCTGCGTTTTGCCCAACAGATCCGCCAGCACCACTTCAACAGCAGCCACCTGGAAATCGACGACATGTACACACCTGCTTATGGCGACTTCGACTTCGATGAGGTCAAATTCCCCAACGCCAGCGACATGTTCCGCCGCCTGCGCGACGCCGGCTTCCGCGTCACGCTCTGGGTGCACCCGTTTGTCAACTACAACTCGTCGCGCTTCGGCGAGGGCGTGGAGCGCGAGCTGTTCGTGCGCGAACCCACGGGCCGGTTACCCGCGCTGGTGCGCTGGTGGAACGGCATCGGCGCGGTGCTCGACTTCACGCACCCAAAGGCCCGCGACTGGTTCCAGGGACACCTGCGGCGGCTGCGCTCTCGCTACTCCGTGGCTTCCTTCAAGTTCGACGCGGGCGAGGTCAGCTACCTGCCGCGGGACTTCAGCACCTACCGGCCGCTGCCGGACCCCAGCGTTTGGAGCCGGCGCTACACTGAGATGGCGCTGCCCTTCTTCTCGCTGGCGGAGGTGCGCGTGGGCTACCAGTCACAGAACATCTCCTGCTTCTTCCGCCTGGTGGATCGCGACTCTGTGTGGGGCTACGACCTGGGGCTGCGCTCGCTCATCCCCGCGGTGCTCACCGTCAGCATGCTGGGCTACCCATTCATCCTACCCGATATGGTGGGCGGCAACGCCGTGCCCCAGCGTACAGCCGGCGGCGATGTGCCCGAGCGCGAGCTCTACATTCGCTGGCTGGAAGTGGCCGCCTTTATGCCGGCCATGCAGTTCTCTATCCCGCCCTGGCGCTACGACGCGGAAGTGGTGGCCATCGCGCAGAAGTTCGCCGCCCTGCGGGCCTCGCTTGTGGCACCGCTGTTGCTTGAGCTGGCGGGCGAGGTCACCGACACGGGTGACCCTATCGTGCGCCCCCTTTGGTGGATTGCGCCCGGCGACGAGACAGCTCACCGTATCGACTCGCAGTTCCTTATTGGGGACACGCTGCTTGTGGCCCCGGTGCTGGAGCCGGGCAAGCAGGAGCGCGACGTCTATTTGCCCGCTGGCAAGTGGCGCAGCTACAAGGGTGAGCTTTTCGACAAGACGCCGGTGCTGCTCACCGATTACCCGGTCGACCTGGATGAGATCGCCTACTTTACCTGGGCGTCCTGA
- the FAM219A gene encoding protein FAM219A isoform X7 encodes MMEEIDRFQDPAAASISDGDCDAREEKQRELARKGSLKNGSMGSPVNQQPKKNNVMARTRLVVPNKGYSSLDQSPDEKPLVALDTDSDDDFDMSRYSSSGYSSAEQINQDLNIQLLKDGYRLDEIPDDEDLDLIPPKSVNPTCMCCQATSSTACHIQ; translated from the exons GACCCAGCCGCCGCCTCCATCTCTGACGGAGACTGTGACGCCCGGGAGG AGAAGCAGCGGGAGCTGGCCCGGAAGGGCTCCCTGAAGAATGGCAGCATGGGTAGCCCTGTCAACCAGCAACCCAAGAAGAACAATGTCATGGCCCGAACAAG gctggtcgTCCCCAATAAAGGCTACTCCTCACTTGACCAGAGCCCCGATGAGAAGCCACTGGTAGCCCTTGACACGGACAG CGATGATGACTTTGACATGTCTAGATACTCCTCCTCCGGCTACTCCTCTGCTGAG CAGATCAACCAAGATTTGAACATCCAGCTGCTGAAGGACGGCTACCGGTTAGATGAGATCCCCGACGACGAGGACCTAGACCTCATCCCCCCCAAGTCCGTGAACCCCACGTGCATGTGCTGCCAGGCCACGTCCTCCACCGCCTGCCACATTCAGTAG
- the FAM219A gene encoding protein FAM219A isoform X3, whose protein sequence is MMEEIDRFQDPAAASISDGDCDAREGESVAMNYKPSPLQVKLEKQRELARKGSLKNGSMGSPVNQQPKKNNVMARTRLVVPNKGYSSLDQSPDEKPLVALDTDSDDDFDMSRYSSSGYSSAEQINQDLNIQLLKDGYRLDEIPDDEDLDLIPPKSVNPTCMCCQATSSTACHIQ, encoded by the exons GACCCAGCCGCCGCCTCCATCTCTGACGGAGACTGTGACGCCCGGGAGGGTGAGTCAGTAGCCATGAATTACAAACCATCCCCGCTCCAAGTGAAGCTGG AGAAGCAGCGGGAGCTGGCCCGGAAGGGCTCCCTGAAGAATGGCAGCATGGGTAGCCCTGTCAACCAGCAACCCAAGAAGAACAATGTCATGGCCCGAACAAG gctggtcgTCCCCAATAAAGGCTACTCCTCACTTGACCAGAGCCCCGATGAGAAGCCACTGGTAGCCCTTGACACGGACAG CGATGATGACTTTGACATGTCTAGATACTCCTCCTCCGGCTACTCCTCTGCTGAG CAGATCAACCAAGATTTGAACATCCAGCTGCTGAAGGACGGCTACCGGTTAGATGAGATCCCCGACGACGAGGACCTAGACCTCATCCCCCCCAAGTCCGTGAACCCCACGTGCATGTGCTGCCAGGCCACGTCCTCCACCGCCTGCCACATTCAGTAG